In Salmo salar chromosome ssa15, Ssal_v3.1, whole genome shotgun sequence, one genomic interval encodes:
- the LOC106572631 gene encoding zinc finger protein 64 has protein sequence MESFNGEGGNHVLVEVTPDIHICGFCKQQYNNFEVFLAHKQNGCHIPSSDISASNSAPSHTDSSSEFVFEETYQTCVMRGVKKILTKASKTPSKKLKPALTSKRRSCCFSGCSFKTQYGQKDMERHLKTHTGEKPFECELCHKRFSRRDKLNMHFRSHTGEKPHKCKYCPYAAADSSSLKKHLRIHYDERPFKCQICPYASRNSSQLTVHLRSHTGDAPFQCTRCEAKFKINSDLKRHIRIHSGEKPYKCDFCDYRCAMKGNLKSHVQIKHGTANSFRCPDCDFLCTNKTALRQHLREHQPTQPIQCSKCTYSCSSKGAFKVHERIHSEERPFKCDFCSFATKQRSNLFIHKKKKCHADKPETGVGGKRGKAGVCNGEDPPKPVSSRYRAKLDATRAFRCDLCEASFVREDSLRSHRKQHQDSDSQQTLSLTLQPITSQHSVVTVSHVPRQDIHTTQIPLHQVPLTPLVSDLLAPYSSAQLQIIVSHPLGQEGSFLPLQAGLDVGQHQHHTKGSTTVLLSPETQGMVVNCMSLTPIQQLGAQKQVEGGSLEPQTVLLTHLSLGDSRNPLHQALLQTAIASQDSSAHRSSTQTFITTCSDLEGLSALIQEGGTEVTVVTEGGNHSNLVAQATATSRFSPPDMMCSEGGPSEDLPKQAQVTVVQGFGDNGITTCEEDSSLMVPSISLGSQEVVIHGLPLVVTAQNQPVLEHLSVSTQNL, from the exons GAGGGAACCATGTACTTGTGGAAGTGACCCCAGATATCCACATTTGTGGGTTCTGTAAGCAGCAGTACAATAACTTTGAAGTCTTTCTGGCCCACAAGCAAAATGGCTGCCACATACCCTCCTCTGACATATCAGCATCTAACTCGGCACCCAGTCATACAG ATTCCAGCTCAGAGTTTGTTTTTGAGGAAACCTACCAGACGTGTGTTATGAGAGGTGTCAAAAAGATCCTGACCAAAGCCTCTAAAACACCTTCCAAAAAATTAAAACCTGCCCTGACTTCAAAGAGGCGCAGCTGCTGTTTCTCAG GATGCTCTTTCAAGACACAGTACGGTCAGAAAGACATGGAGCGGCATCTCAAAACACATACTG GTGAGAAGCCATTTGAATGTGAGCTGTGCCACAAGCGGTTCAGCCGGAGGGACAAGCTGAACATGCACTTCCGCTCCCACACGGGAGAGAAGCCTCACAAGTGCAAGTACTGTCCCTACGCTGCGGCCGACAGCAGCAGTCTGAAGAAACACCTCCGTATCCACTATGATGAGAGGCCCTTCAAGTGTCAGATCTGCCCCTATGCCAGCCGCAACTCCAGCCAGCTCACCGTGCACCTCCGTTCACACACTG GGGACGCACCTTTCCAGTGCACTCGGTGTGAAGCAAAGTTCAAGATCAACTCTGACCTGAAGAGGCACATCCGCATCCACTCGGGTGAGAAGCCTTACAAGTGTGACTTCTGTGACTACCGCTGTGCCATGAAGGGCAACCTGAAATCACACGTCCAGATAAAACACGGCACGGCCAACTCCTTCCGCTGCCCTGACTGTGACTTCCTGTGCACCAATAAGACAGCTCTGAGGCAGCACTTGCGAGAGCACCAGCCCACTCAACCCATCCAGTGCTCCAAGTGCACCTACTCCTGCTCCAGCAAGGGGGCGTTCAAGGTCCATGAGCGGATCCACTCTGAAGAGCGACCTTTTAAATGTGACTTCTGCAGTTTCGCCACCAAGCAGCGCAGCAACCTGTTCATCCACAAGAAGAAGAAGTGCCACGCGGACAAGCCTGAGACAGGTGTCGGTGGGAAAAGAGGCAAAGCCGGTGTCTGTAACGGAGAGGACCCTCCCAAGCCTGTGAGCTCCCGGTACCGGGCCAAGCTGGACGCAACGCGGGCCTTCCGCTGTGACCTGTGCGAGGCGTCGTTCGTTCGTGAGGACTCTCTGCGCAGCCACAGGAAGCAGCACCAGGACTCAGACTCCCAGCAGACTCTCTCTTTGACGCTCCAGCCCATCACCTCCCAGCACAGTGTTGTGACTGTGAGCCATGTACCCAGGCAAGACATCCACACCACCCAAATCCCACTCCACCAGGTCCCCCTGACTCCCCTAGTCTCAGACCTCCTGGCCCCCTACAGCAGTGCCCAGCTCCAAATCATAGTTTCCCACCCTCTGGGTCAGGAGGGCTCCTTCCTTCCCCTGCAGGCTGGGCTAGATGTTGGGCAGCACCAGCATCACACCAAGGGATCCACCACGGTCCTCCTGAGCCCAGAGACCCAGGGCATGGTGGTCAACTGTATGAGCCTCACGCCCATACAGCAGTTAGGAGCTCAGAAACAGGTAGAGGGGGGCTCTCTGGAGCCTCAGACAGTCCTGCTGACACACCTCTCCCTAGGGGACAGCCGTAACCCTCTCCACCAGGCCCTACTTCAGACAGCCATCGCCTCCCAGGACTCCTCAGCCCACCGCAGCAGCACACAGACCTTCATCACCACCTGCTCAGACCTGGAGGGTCTCAGTGCTCTCATCCAGGAGGGGGGCACAGAGGTTACTGTGGTGACGGAGGGAGGGAACCACAGTAATCTAGTCGCCCAGGCAACGGCCACCTCCAGGTTTTCGCCCCCGGACATGATGTGTAGCGAAGGTGGCCCCTCAGAAGACTTGCCCAAGCAAGCACAGGTAACAGTGGTGCAGGGGTTTGGGGACAATGGCATTACCACCTGTGAGGAGGACAGTAGTCTCATGGTCCCTAGCATCAGTTTAGGCAGTCAGGAAGTGGTCATCCACGGCTTGCCTCTGGTGGTGACTGCCCAGAATCAGCCTGTTTTAGAACACCTCTCAGTCTCTACACAGAACCTCTAG